In the Geobacter sp. FeAm09 genome, one interval contains:
- the mtnA gene encoding S-methyl-5-thioribose-1-phosphate isomerase yields MSFRTIEWRDNAVVMIDQTRLPGEEVYNTYEDFKSVAEAIRGMIIRGAPAIGVAAAMGIALGAREIIADTHESFFRQLENVCEIMARTRPTAVNLFWGIERMKRVAEAHRGKSLDQIREALKKEAIRIEEEDLTICRNIGKWGATLIPQEATILTHCNAGGLATAGYGTALGVIRAAHEAGKAVKVFADETRPWLQGARLTAWELVKEGIPATLISDNMAGFFMNRGEITCCVVGADRIAANGDTANKIGTYSVAVLAKENNIPFYVAAPLSTLDLSLSDGSQIPIEERHRDEVTHIKGVAIAPAGVGVRNPAFDVTPARYITAIITEKGIVSGDYLFGLRKIAGI; encoded by the coding sequence ATGTCCTTCCGCACCATCGAGTGGCGTGACAACGCCGTGGTCATGATCGACCAGACCCGCCTGCCGGGGGAAGAGGTCTACAATACCTACGAGGATTTCAAGTCCGTGGCCGAGGCCATCAGGGGGATGATCATCCGGGGGGCCCCGGCCATCGGCGTTGCGGCGGCCATGGGGATCGCCCTGGGGGCGCGGGAGATCATCGCCGATACCCACGAGTCGTTTTTCCGCCAGTTGGAGAACGTCTGCGAGATCATGGCCCGGACCCGTCCCACGGCGGTCAACCTGTTCTGGGGCATCGAGCGCATGAAGCGGGTGGCCGAGGCCCATCGCGGCAAGAGCCTGGACCAGATCCGCGAGGCGCTCAAGAAGGAGGCCATCCGCATCGAGGAGGAAGACCTGACCATCTGCCGCAACATCGGCAAATGGGGCGCCACCCTGATCCCCCAGGAGGCCACGATCCTGACCCACTGCAACGCCGGAGGCCTGGCGACCGCCGGCTACGGCACCGCCCTGGGGGTGATCCGGGCCGCCCACGAGGCGGGCAAGGCGGTCAAGGTCTTTGCCGACGAGACCCGCCCCTGGCTGCAGGGGGCGCGCCTGACCGCCTGGGAGCTGGTCAAGGAGGGGATTCCCGCCACCCTGATCTCCGACAACATGGCCGGATTTTTCATGAACCGCGGGGAGATCACCTGCTGCGTGGTGGGGGCCGACCGGATCGCCGCCAACGGCGACACGGCCAACAAGATCGGCACCTATTCGGTGGCGGTGCTGGCCAAGGAGAACAATATCCCGTTCTACGTGGCCGCGCCGCTCTCGACCCTGGACCTCTCCCTGAGCGACGGCAGCCAGATCCCCATCGAGGAACGCCACCGGGACGAGGTCACCCATATCAAGGGCGTCGCCATCGCGCCTGCCGGCGTCGGCGTGCGCAACCCGGCCTTCGACGTGACGCCGGCCCGCTACATTACCGCCATCATCACCGAAAAGGGGATCGTCAGCGGCGATTACCTCTTCGGCCTCAGAAAGATCGCGGGTATCTGA
- a CDS encoding helicase C-terminal domain-containing protein translates to MHNYFSDDALLLMRHEIEAAAGNEVFFIGRANIEGIVFEVEAIARGSKQAVPAILTRAACGDVVIHNHPSGDLTPSGADMDIASVAGNQGIGFAIIDNGCTRCYQVVSPFTEKKGELLSLDEIARVFAPDGMMARLKGYEQRDEQVRMAFAVAEAFNRDRVVLVEAGTGTGKSLAYLVPAILWAVRNNQRVVVSTNTINLQEQLIRKDLPFLARNSSLEFKAVLVKGRGNYACLRKLENAEAEPSLFPDESAAELTAIIEWSKSCQDGCRSDLAFTPRAGTWEEVCCEADQCSRSRCKHFNRCFFYRARRDASAARVLVVNHALLLSDIVLRKETGYDATAILPPFTRLIFDEGHHLEDVATNHLSLTISRGGILRQLQRLVPPKANRSGLLTIISARLARDLPDTMEALYTELSALLESHLLPKAHDLAGLTEQSMDWLALAVERETGGEGGRERKLRVTPALEQGAFWRECSQRARTMADALNDYTSALRSLLRRCEDLPDRLREKMADQLLDAGGIEGRLQTMADGLLFFISDAEGYCRWIEARSGHRGVQARLCAAPLDIAGQVKETILDRLKTIIVTSATLTVGGDFGYLKKRTGFALLAPERLEELRLASPFDYASQVFAGIPEDMPEPTAPGFRQALEERILRAVTISRGGAFILFTSYDLLNRVHGALAPELARLGLVALKQGETGRHALLSRFRTEHNAVLFGTDSFWEGVDVKGEALRLVIIARLPFQVPTEPVQQARTEQIQAAGGDPFREFSVPQAVIKFRQGFGRLIRSRDDRGAVLILDRRVTTKNYGRIFLRSLPETALVKGDSEEVFTRMEAFFNGLPFVRP, encoded by the coding sequence ATGCACAACTATTTCAGCGACGACGCGCTGCTGCTCATGCGCCACGAGATCGAGGCCGCCGCCGGCAACGAGGTTTTCTTCATCGGCCGGGCAAATATCGAAGGCATCGTTTTCGAGGTGGAGGCCATCGCCCGCGGCAGCAAGCAGGCCGTACCGGCCATCCTCACCCGTGCGGCCTGCGGCGACGTGGTCATCCACAACCACCCCTCCGGCGACCTGACCCCGTCCGGGGCCGACATGGACATCGCCTCGGTGGCCGGCAACCAGGGGATCGGCTTCGCGATCATCGACAACGGCTGCACCCGCTGCTACCAGGTGGTATCCCCCTTCACCGAGAAAAAGGGGGAATTGCTCTCCCTGGACGAGATCGCCCGGGTCTTTGCCCCGGACGGGATGATGGCCCGCCTCAAGGGGTACGAGCAGCGGGACGAACAGGTGCGCATGGCCTTCGCCGTGGCCGAGGCGTTCAACCGCGACCGGGTGGTCCTGGTGGAGGCGGGCACCGGCACCGGCAAATCCCTGGCCTACCTGGTGCCGGCCATCCTCTGGGCGGTGCGCAACAACCAGCGGGTGGTGGTTTCCACCAACACCATCAACCTCCAGGAGCAGTTGATCCGCAAGGACCTGCCGTTCCTGGCGCGCAACTCCTCCCTGGAATTCAAGGCGGTGCTGGTCAAGGGGCGCGGCAACTACGCCTGCCTGCGCAAGCTGGAAAACGCCGAGGCCGAACCATCCCTGTTCCCGGACGAATCGGCGGCGGAGCTGACCGCCATCATCGAGTGGAGCAAAAGCTGCCAGGACGGCTGCCGCAGCGACCTGGCCTTCACCCCGCGGGCAGGCACCTGGGAGGAGGTCTGCTGCGAGGCGGACCAGTGCAGCCGCTCCCGCTGCAAGCATTTCAACCGCTGCTTCTTCTACCGGGCCCGGCGCGACGCCTCGGCCGCCAGGGTGCTGGTGGTCAACCATGCCCTGCTCCTGTCGGACATCGTGCTGCGCAAGGAGACCGGCTACGACGCCACCGCCATCCTCCCCCCCTTCACCCGCCTGATCTTCGACGAAGGGCACCACCTGGAGGATGTGGCCACCAACCACCTCTCCCTGACCATCTCCCGCGGCGGCATCCTGCGCCAGCTGCAGCGGCTGGTCCCCCCGAAGGCCAACCGCAGCGGCCTGTTGACCATCATCTCGGCCCGCCTGGCCCGGGATCTGCCGGACACCATGGAGGCGCTCTACACCGAGCTGTCGGCCCTGCTGGAAAGCCACCTGCTTCCCAAGGCCCACGACCTGGCCGGGCTGACCGAACAGAGCATGGACTGGCTGGCCCTGGCCGTGGAGCGGGAAACCGGGGGCGAAGGGGGACGGGAGCGCAAGCTGCGGGTCACGCCGGCCCTGGAGCAGGGGGCCTTCTGGCGGGAGTGCAGCCAGCGGGCCCGGACCATGGCCGATGCGCTGAACGACTATACCTCGGCCCTGCGCAGTCTCCTACGCCGGTGCGAGGACCTGCCGGACCGCCTGCGGGAGAAGATGGCCGATCAGCTGCTGGATGCCGGCGGCATCGAGGGACGCCTCCAGACCATGGCCGACGGCCTTTTGTTCTTCATCTCCGATGCCGAAGGCTATTGCCGCTGGATCGAGGCCCGCTCCGGCCACCGGGGCGTGCAGGCCCGGCTCTGCGCCGCGCCGCTGGACATCGCGGGCCAGGTGAAGGAAACCATCCTGGACCGGCTCAAGACCATCATCGTCACCTCGGCCACCCTGACCGTGGGGGGCGATTTCGGCTACCTGAAGAAACGCACCGGCTTCGCCCTTCTGGCCCCGGAGCGCCTGGAAGAACTCCGCCTGGCCTCCCCCTTCGACTACGCCTCCCAGGTCTTCGCCGGCATCCCGGAGGACATGCCCGAGCCGACCGCGCCCGGGTTCCGCCAGGCGCTGGAGGAGCGCATCCTGCGGGCCGTGACCATCTCGAGGGGAGGGGCCTTTATCCTGTTCACCTCCTACGACCTGCTCAACCGCGTCCACGGCGCCCTGGCCCCGGAACTGGCCAGGCTGGGGCTTGTGGCCCTCAAACAGGGCGAAACCGGCCGCCATGCCCTGCTCTCCCGCTTTCGCACGGAGCACAACGCCGTGCTGTTCGGCACCGATTCGTTCTGGGAAGGAGTGGATGTCAAGGGGGAGGCGCTCCGGCTGGTGATCATCGCCCGGCTCCCCTTCCAGGTGCCGACCGAGCCGGTGCAGCAGGCCCGCACCGAGCAGATCCAGGCGGCCGGAGGCGATCCGTTCCGCGAGTTTTCCGTGCCCCAGGCGGTCATCAAATTCCGCCAGGGGTTCGGCCGCCTGATCCGCAGCCGGGATGACCGCGGCGCGGTGCTGATCCTGGACCGGCGGGTGACCACCAAGAACTACGGCAGGATCTTTCTGCGCTCCCTGCCCGAGACGGCGCTGGTGAAAGGGGATTCGGAGGAGGTCTTTACGAGGATGGAAGCGTTTTTTAACGGACTTCCTTTTGTAAGGCCTTAG
- a CDS encoding metal ABC transporter substrate-binding protein: protein MVVASLRTITIVILWLTVFPFAASAAEGPVRVVGTVSPLSDIVRKIGGRHVVVSTVLAPGMYPSEYVFREGYLARMKGTELVVRIGEGGDPWSDRLVAAVGANVPVINAARQEDLAVARRFAKSREPAGGTIPQLYVWLDPRIVRDRIAPAVLQALVELRPARAAEFKRNSRRFFFELSKMDNETGALLAQMPPKPFMAQTGAWNFFFNRYGLMPMEVVVPDERTEISPERLSRMVARGRLAGVHLIFRNHRPPTRQLAQIAKRIDATLVPLGVMGNEHPDMMSGSYLELMQMNIRKLLMAFH from the coding sequence ATGGTGGTAGCATCGCTCAGAACGATCACGATCGTGATCCTCTGGCTTACCGTTTTCCCCTTTGCCGCTTCGGCGGCCGAGGGGCCGGTCAGGGTGGTCGGCACGGTATCTCCCCTGAGTGACATTGTCCGCAAGATCGGCGGGCGGCACGTGGTGGTGTCCACCGTCCTGGCACCCGGGATGTACCCCTCCGAATACGTCTTTCGCGAAGGGTACCTGGCACGGATGAAGGGGACGGAACTGGTCGTCCGCATCGGGGAGGGGGGAGACCCCTGGAGCGACCGCCTCGTCGCGGCGGTCGGCGCAAACGTGCCGGTCATCAACGCCGCTCGCCAGGAAGACCTGGCCGTGGCGCGCCGCTTCGCCAAGTCGCGGGAACCGGCCGGCGGGACCATCCCCCAACTCTACGTCTGGCTGGACCCGCGGATCGTGCGCGACCGCATCGCCCCCGCCGTCCTGCAGGCCCTGGTGGAATTGCGCCCCGCGCGGGCGGCGGAATTCAAGCGCAATTCCCGCCGCTTCTTCTTCGAACTCTCGAAAATGGACAACGAAACCGGGGCGTTGCTGGCGCAGATGCCTCCCAAGCCCTTCATGGCCCAAACCGGGGCCTGGAACTTTTTCTTCAACCGCTACGGCCTGATGCCCATGGAGGTGGTGGTGCCCGACGAGAGGACGGAGATCAGCCCGGAGCGGCTGTCGCGCATGGTGGCCCGGGGGAGGCTGGCGGGGGTCCACCTGATCTTCCGCAACCACCGCCCCCCCACCCGGCAGCTCGCCCAGATCGCCAAAAGGATCGACGCCACCCTGGTGCCCCTGGGGGTGATGGGAAACGAGCACCCGGATATGATGAGCGGCAGCTACCTGGAGCTGATGCAGATGAATATCAGAAAACTGCTCATGGCGTTCCACTGA
- a CDS encoding sensor histidine kinase KdpD, translating to MRLLRRILNPVMALIAVQVVWITLVVCWIYWFIGKHREFRNLAEKYRPELLGQGYNWPVMVEGLVMLVAILVGVYVIFHFWNRQSNLYAQQRNIISQVTHELKSPLASIQLHLETIRLRRPSEEKLDNFVGTMLADTERLHYLINNLLMAARLEQRRKPPERRLTDMSALLDEHVERERNRLALGGTISLETEAGLKASVDPEEMGMVLRNLFENAELYSPETPDISVTLGKAGGQLVLTVKDCGRGLEYHERKKIFEMFYRVRQTDQYVRGTGLGLYIVQSVVKGYGGTVGVTSEGLGKGSTFTIKIPAA from the coding sequence ATGAGGCTCCTCCGACGCATCTTGAACCCGGTCATGGCGCTGATCGCCGTCCAGGTGGTCTGGATCACCCTGGTGGTCTGCTGGATCTACTGGTTCATCGGCAAGCACCGCGAGTTTCGCAACCTGGCGGAGAAATACCGGCCGGAACTGCTGGGCCAGGGGTACAACTGGCCGGTCATGGTCGAGGGGCTGGTCATGCTGGTGGCCATCCTGGTCGGCGTGTACGTCATCTTCCATTTCTGGAACCGCCAGTCGAACCTGTACGCCCAACAGCGCAACATCATCTCCCAGGTGACCCATGAGCTGAAATCGCCCCTGGCCTCCATCCAGCTCCACCTTGAAACCATCCGCCTGCGGCGCCCGTCCGAGGAAAAGCTGGACAACTTCGTGGGCACCATGCTGGCCGATACGGAGCGCCTGCACTACCTGATCAACAACCTGCTCATGGCGGCGCGGCTGGAACAGCGCCGCAAACCGCCCGAGCGGCGCCTGACCGACATGTCGGCGCTCCTGGATGAGCACGTGGAGCGGGAGCGGAACCGGCTGGCCCTGGGGGGAACCATCTCCCTGGAAACGGAGGCGGGGCTCAAGGCCAGCGTCGATCCCGAAGAGATGGGCATGGTGCTGCGCAATCTCTTTGAGAACGCCGAGCTCTATTCGCCGGAGACCCCCGATATCTCCGTGACCTTGGGCAAGGCCGGGGGCCAGCTCGTCCTCACGGTCAAGGACTGCGGACGCGGCCTGGAGTACCATGAGCGGAAAAAGATCTTCGAGATGTTCTACCGCGTCCGGCAGACCGACCAATACGTGCGGGGGACCGGGCTGGGACTCTATATCGTCCAGTCGGTCGTCAAGGGATACGGCGGCACGGTCGGCGTAACAAGCGAAGGGCTTGGCAAAGGAAGCACCTTTACCATCAAGATCCCCGCTGCTTGA
- a CDS encoding response regulator transcription factor codes for MTNDKPHIMLVEDEIHLARGICFNLEEEGCRVSHFDSGEKALATLEVEHFDLIILDVMLPGMSGFQVCRAIRTLDPRVPILMLTARSEDSDRVEGLENGADDYLTKPFNLVEFLLRVKGMLRRSSWYRPEPVEEGYRFGANEVFLLSYRARTAQGEIDLTEMEVRVLALFFQKEGEIIPRGELLQSVWGYTSDTETRTLDNFIVRLRRYFEPDPGKPVHFQTVRGVGYRFSRQASP; via the coding sequence ATGACGAACGACAAACCCCACATCATGCTGGTGGAGGACGAAATCCACCTGGCGCGCGGCATCTGCTTCAACCTTGAGGAGGAGGGGTGCCGCGTCAGCCATTTCGACTCGGGCGAAAAGGCGCTGGCCACCCTGGAGGTGGAGCACTTCGACCTGATCATCCTGGATGTCATGCTCCCCGGCATGAGCGGCTTCCAGGTCTGCCGCGCCATCCGCACGCTGGACCCGCGCGTGCCGATCCTCATGCTGACCGCCCGCTCCGAGGACAGCGACCGGGTGGAAGGGCTGGAGAACGGGGCCGACGACTACCTGACCAAACCGTTCAACCTGGTGGAGTTTCTGCTGCGGGTCAAGGGGATGCTGCGCCGGTCCTCCTGGTACCGGCCCGAGCCGGTGGAGGAGGGATACCGCTTCGGGGCCAACGAGGTGTTCCTCCTCTCCTACCGCGCCCGCACCGCCCAGGGGGAGATCGACCTGACCGAGATGGAGGTGCGCGTCCTTGCGCTCTTCTTCCAGAAAGAGGGGGAGATCATCCCGCGGGGCGAACTGCTCCAGTCGGTATGGGGCTACACCAGCGACACCGAGACCAGAACCCTGGACAACTTCATCGTCCGCCTGCGCAGATACTTCGAGCCCGATCCCGGCAAACCGGTCCATTTCCAGACCGTACGCGGGGTGGGCTATCGCTTCAGCCGGCAGGCATCGCCCTGA
- the selB gene encoding selenocysteine-specific translation elongation factor, translated as MKHLILGTAGHIDHGKTSLVRALTGIDTDRLKEEKARGITIELGFAHLELPGGIRFGIVDVPGHERFVRTMVAGVGGMDLVMLVIAADEGIMPQTREHLDILRLLGVKNGLVALTKRDMVEPEWLALVTEEVREFTAGSFLENAPIIPVSARSGEGLDTLKAELARLAEQSAEKRREGHFRLPVDRVFTMAGFGTVVTGTLLSGEIRVGDELELLPSGREGRVRGIQAHGSKVDTGMAGQRLAVNVQGVDLDQVHRGNVLVPRGVFRATRTVDARLDLLASAPRELKHRATLRLHSATYEVPAQVILLDRDTLSPGESAFVQLRLKEPALLLPGDSYILRVASPATTVGGGVVLDPFPPRRRRRSGEALQLLEVLGSEEHQRICALLVSQSLLSGVAFEEILLRSGIPRKAAEAALAGLLSSGEVIQVIREPRTFLAREAFATLKSGLVGEVTAFLAANPLKEGMGKEELKTRLPKRSDQRFFTPVLSAMERDGTLSLERDIVKPVGRVVQSTAAGDGLAGKIAAFLGEKGSEPPTIKEIMERFRCDEKGVRDNLALLVRKGEAVRISSDLFYAAPALDELREKLVALLMAKGEITPPEYREQTGLSRKYLIPLLEHFDSEKLTIRVGDKRVLRKR; from the coding sequence ATGAAACACCTCATTCTCGGCACCGCCGGGCACATCGATCACGGCAAGACGTCCCTGGTCAGGGCCCTAACCGGCATCGACACCGACCGCCTCAAGGAGGAGAAGGCCCGCGGCATCACCATCGAGCTGGGGTTCGCCCACCTGGAACTGCCGGGCGGCATCCGTTTCGGCATCGTGGACGTGCCGGGCCACGAGCGCTTCGTGCGCACCATGGTGGCCGGCGTGGGGGGCATGGACCTGGTCATGCTGGTGATCGCCGCCGACGAGGGGATCATGCCCCAGACCCGGGAACACCTGGACATCCTGCGGCTTCTGGGGGTGAAGAACGGACTGGTCGCCCTGACCAAGCGGGACATGGTGGAGCCGGAGTGGCTGGCCCTGGTGACCGAGGAGGTGCGGGAGTTCACGGCCGGCAGCTTTCTGGAAAATGCGCCGATCATCCCGGTGTCCGCGCGCAGCGGCGAGGGGCTGGATACGTTGAAAGCCGAGCTGGCCAGACTGGCGGAACAGAGCGCGGAAAAACGGCGGGAAGGGCACTTCCGCCTGCCGGTGGACCGGGTCTTCACCATGGCCGGCTTCGGCACGGTGGTGACCGGCACGCTCCTTTCGGGCGAGATCAGGGTGGGGGACGAACTGGAACTGCTCCCCTCGGGCCGGGAAGGGCGGGTACGCGGCATCCAGGCCCACGGCAGCAAGGTGGATACCGGTATGGCCGGGCAGCGCCTGGCGGTGAACGTGCAGGGGGTGGACCTGGACCAGGTGCACCGGGGCAACGTGCTCGTGCCGCGGGGGGTCTTCCGGGCCACCCGGACCGTGGATGCGCGCCTGGACCTTCTGGCCTCGGCCCCGCGGGAGTTGAAACACCGCGCCACCCTGCGGCTCCATTCCGCCACCTACGAGGTGCCGGCCCAGGTCATTCTCCTGGACCGCGACACGCTGTCGCCGGGAGAGAGCGCTTTCGTGCAGCTGCGCCTCAAGGAGCCGGCCCTGCTCCTGCCGGGGGACAGCTACATCCTGCGGGTCGCCTCCCCCGCCACCACGGTGGGGGGCGGCGTGGTGCTGGACCCCTTCCCGCCCCGCCGGCGCCGGCGCAGCGGCGAGGCGCTCCAGTTGCTGGAGGTGCTGGGTAGCGAGGAGCACCAGCGCATCTGCGCCCTGCTCGTCAGCCAGAGCCTGCTCTCCGGGGTCGCCTTCGAGGAGATCCTGCTCCGCTCCGGCATCCCGCGCAAGGCGGCCGAGGCCGCCCTGGCCGGGCTCCTCTCCTCCGGGGAGGTCATTCAGGTGATCCGGGAGCCCCGCACCTTCCTCGCCCGCGAGGCGTTCGCCACGCTGAAGAGCGGCCTTGTGGGGGAGGTCACCGCCTTTCTGGCCGCCAATCCGCTCAAGGAGGGGATGGGCAAGGAGGAACTGAAAACGCGCCTGCCCAAGCGGAGCGACCAGCGCTTCTTCACCCCGGTGCTGTCGGCCATGGAGCGGGACGGCACCCTGTCCCTGGAACGGGATATCGTCAAACCGGTCGGGCGGGTGGTGCAGAGCACCGCCGCCGGCGACGGCCTGGCCGGGAAGATCGCCGCGTTCCTGGGAGAGAAGGGGAGCGAGCCGCCGACCATCAAGGAGATCATGGAGCGGTTCCGCTGCGACGAAAAGGGGGTGCGCGACAACCTGGCGCTTTTGGTCAGGAAAGGGGAGGCGGTGCGCATCTCCAGCGATCTGTTCTACGCCGCCCCGGCCCTGGACGAGCTGCGGGAGAAGCTGGTGGCGCTGCTTATGGCCAAGGGGGAGATCACCCCGCCCGAATACCGGGAACAGACCGGCCTGTCGCGCAAGTACCTCATCCCGCTCCTGGAACACTTCGACAGCGAGAAGCTCACCATCCGGGTGGGGGACAAGCGGGTGCTGCGGAAGAGGTGA
- a CDS encoding CopG family transcriptional regulator codes for MTSLSLRIPDNLLHEVDTSAEQLHIPRAAYVRKALEQMNAAVAAERRRARLTEASLKVRAESMRVNAEFDGIEDAPHA; via the coding sequence ATGACTTCGCTATCGTTACGCATTCCTGACAACCTGTTGCATGAGGTGGACACCTCTGCCGAGCAGTTGCACATCCCCAGGGCCGCCTACGTGCGCAAGGCCCTGGAGCAGATGAACGCGGCGGTTGCAGCGGAGCGCCGCCGGGCGAGGCTGACAGAGGCCAGCCTGAAGGTGCGGGCGGAAAGCATGCGGGTGAATGCCGAATTCGACGGGATCGAGGATGCGCCCCATGCGTAA
- a CDS encoding type II toxin-antitoxin system PemK/MazF family toxin, translated as MRNHGEVWLANLNPGRGTEPGKVRPVLILQNQALLDAEHPSTLVIPLTTNLVEDAEPLRLRVPAQGRLDKDSDLLVDQLRAIDNKRLIDGPLLRLDGQAMGRVYQAVSEVLGME; from the coding sequence ATGCGTAACCACGGTGAAGTCTGGCTGGCCAACCTCAATCCGGGACGCGGCACCGAACCGGGCAAAGTCAGGCCGGTGCTGATTCTGCAAAACCAGGCCCTTCTGGACGCCGAACACCCTTCCACGCTCGTTATACCTCTGACCACCAATCTGGTTGAGGATGCCGAACCGCTCCGTCTGCGCGTCCCTGCCCAAGGGCGGCTGGATAAGGACTCCGACCTGCTCGTGGATCAACTCCGCGCCATCGACAACAAGCGCCTCATCGACGGGCCGCTGTTACGGCTCGATGGTCAGGCCATGGGACGGGTGTATCAGGCAGTCAGCGAGGTTTTGGGGATGGAGTAG
- a CDS encoding molybdopterin oxidoreductase family protein: MSLNIVRSVCPYDCPDTCGLLVEVEDGRAVRVTGDPDHPMTRGLLCPKMHRYERTVHSPRRLTTPLMRTGPKGEGLFEPVSWAEAIERICSCWKGLIASYGGECVLPYSYAGTMGLVQRNSGHPFFHKLGASRLERTICSPAKDAGWKAVMGDTPAMEPGEMGQSDLVILWGINASATSIHAMRDAQVPRRRGARVWAIDTYRTPTCEAADEAFIVRPGGDGALALGMMHVMVRDGLADRDFIRDNVLGFEEFAAKVLPGCAPERMAEACGLPAGVIERLAREFATAQAPFVRLGSGLSRYGNGAMTVRTIACLPALSGAWRRPGGGVFPGTSTGGAFPLHRVTREEFMERPTRLVSMNQLGSALTELNDPPVMSLYVYHSNPAAVAPDQNAVIRGLERNDLFTVVHERFLTDTARYADIVLPATTSLEQPDLYRCYGGYHSQRCGAALPPVGEAKSNWEVFSLLAAGMGWDEPFFRQTADELVEQLLAFDTPWRDRETTQRLRQGEPVLLTPPASPRGGWQTPSGRIEILNSREPEPLPRLLPTHAAGDGFPLRLQPATTPYALNSSFYEQDDLREKQGAMALRMHPQDAAARGLGEGERVTAYNNLGEVVFVLRVTELVPAGTVVTEGVWWREFCPGGRGVNALTSQRLTDGGRGSTLYDVAVEVRGA; encoded by the coding sequence ATGAGCCTCAACATTGTACGCTCCGTCTGCCCCTACGACTGTCCCGACACCTGCGGTTTGCTGGTGGAGGTGGAGGACGGCCGCGCCGTGCGCGTCACCGGCGACCCCGACCACCCCATGACCCGCGGCCTGCTCTGCCCCAAGATGCACCGCTACGAGCGCACGGTTCACTCGCCGCGCCGTCTGACGACCCCCCTGATGCGCACCGGCCCGAAAGGGGAGGGGCTGTTCGAGCCGGTCTCCTGGGCCGAGGCGATCGAGCGCATCTGCTCCTGCTGGAAGGGGCTGATCGCCAGCTACGGGGGGGAATGCGTCCTCCCCTATTCCTATGCCGGCACCATGGGACTGGTGCAGCGGAACAGCGGGCATCCCTTCTTCCACAAGCTGGGGGCCTCGCGCCTGGAACGGACCATCTGCTCCCCGGCCAAGGATGCGGGGTGGAAGGCGGTCATGGGGGATACCCCGGCCATGGAGCCGGGTGAGATGGGGCAGAGCGACCTGGTGATCCTGTGGGGGATCAACGCCAGCGCCACCAGCATCCACGCCATGCGGGACGCCCAGGTGCCCCGGCGGCGCGGCGCCCGGGTGTGGGCCATCGACACCTACCGCACCCCCACCTGCGAGGCGGCGGACGAGGCCTTTATCGTGCGCCCCGGCGGCGACGGCGCCCTGGCCCTGGGGATGATGCACGTCATGGTCCGCGACGGCCTGGCGGATCGGGATTTCATCCGGGATAACGTCCTCGGGTTCGAGGAGTTCGCCGCAAAGGTGCTCCCCGGGTGCGCGCCGGAGCGGATGGCGGAGGCCTGCGGCCTGCCCGCCGGGGTCATCGAACGCCTGGCGCGGGAGTTCGCAACGGCGCAGGCCCCCTTCGTCCGTCTGGGGAGCGGCCTCTCCCGCTACGGCAACGGCGCCATGACCGTCCGCACCATCGCCTGCCTCCCCGCCCTCAGCGGCGCATGGCGGCGTCCCGGCGGCGGCGTGTTCCCCGGCACCTCCACCGGGGGCGCCTTCCCCCTGCACCGGGTCACGCGGGAGGAATTCATGGAACGGCCGACGCGCCTGGTGAGCATGAACCAACTGGGGAGCGCGCTGACCGAACTGAACGACCCGCCGGTCATGTCCCTCTACGTCTACCACTCCAATCCGGCCGCCGTGGCCCCCGACCAGAATGCGGTCATCAGGGGGCTTGAGCGCAACGACCTGTTCACCGTGGTGCACGAGCGCTTTCTGACCGATACGGCCCGTTACGCCGACATCGTCCTGCCGGCCACCACCTCCCTGGAACAGCCGGACCTGTACCGCTGCTACGGCGGCTACCACAGCCAGCGCTGCGGGGCGGCCCTGCCGCCGGTGGGGGAGGCCAAATCCAACTGGGAGGTGTTTTCGCTCCTGGCGGCCGGCATGGGGTGGGACGAACCCTTCTTCCGGCAGACGGCCGACGAGTTGGTGGAACAGTTGCTCGCCTTCGACACCCCCTGGCGGGACCGGGAGACGACCCAACGCCTGCGGCAGGGGGAGCCGGTATTGCTGACGCCCCCTGCCAGCCCCAGGGGCGGCTGGCAGACCCCCTCGGGCCGGATCGAGATCCTGAACTCCCGGGAGCCGGAGCCCCTGCCGCGCCTGCTCCCCACCCATGCCGCGGGGGACGGCTTTCCCCTGCGCCTGCAGCCGGCAACCACCCCCTATGCCCTCAATTCCAGCTTTTACGAGCAGGACGACCTGCGGGAGAAACAGGGAGCCATGGCGCTGCGGATGCACCCGCAGGATGCGGCTGCCCGGGGATTGGGGGAAGGGGAGCGGGTGACGGCCTACAATAATCTCGGCGAGGTGGTATTTGTCCTGCGGGTCACGGAGCTGGTCCCGGCGGGGACCGTGGTCACGGAAGGGGTCTGGTGGCGGGAGTTCTGCCCCGGCGGACGGGGGGTGAACGCCCTGACGTCGCAACGCCTCACCGACGGCGGGCGGGGGAGCACGTTGTACGATGTGGCGGTGGAGGTAAGGGGGGCGTAA